The segment ctgtttcttatgatttattgttttatttttaaattttacctcAATATAACTTGAATCGATCCAAAAAGAACCCAAATGATATATGattactttatgggttttagatTGTGATAAAAACCAATCTGTAGTTAGAAATATACTAGAATAGGATCTATAGGGTGTTATAGAGAATAATCAAAATCAGAATAACCGAAGGTCAAGAGTGCCGGAATGTCCATGTCtaattacaattatatataaaaaggaaaaaaaaagtgacaAACACAAAAGTGTCAAAAAAAGGCAAATTGCATCTgatatacaagaaaaaaaaattatttaggtGAACGGTAATGTACTGTTTCACCTTTCATATATACGAAAGTGTCCCTATAGGTGAACGGTTATGTCTCTttcatatatattgtttatcCTTCTTCTGCTCGACGAAGAGATGATGCGCCACGAGGCGCGGCGAACGCAGATCACGTTCTTGTACGCGACGGAGAGGAGGTTTCGCTCCTTGACGGTGAGCTCGTCGCCGTCGACAGCGGCAGAGACTTTCTCCATGAACTCCACCATCTCTTCCTAGCGCTCGTATTGCTCTGCGAGTTTGGCCATATGCACGAATTCCTCAAGTGCAGAAACCACCATTTTTTCTTCCTTAAGAGATCTGAGAATCGGTTATAGGATGGATGAACGAAtgaatgtgtgtgtgtgtgtgttcgaTGACGTCATCGAGATCGCGAGGATCATGAGGCCGAGATCTATTGCCAAGGAGCTGAGCGGGACCGTGAGGGAGATTCTCGGGACTTGCGTGTCAGTTGGGTATACGGTGGATGGGAAAGATCCGAAGGATATTCAGCAGGAGATTAAAGAGGATGAGGTTGAGATTCCTgggaattaattaaaaaaaaaaggaagaagcttgtGTCGTGTTCGGTTattttacttttgattttttttttgaagttttagCTTTCTATGTTTCGGTTAAGAATAAGAACAAGTCAGTTTCGGTTTTATTGAATCTTATGCTATGCTTTTTGCTACTTTCGATGAGCACTTTGATCTAGGAATTACAACCTGCGTTgtatttgctaaaaaaaaagagatacatGCGTTTTAGAGGAAGAGAGTGAAATCTAGAACATATAATGCAGGGGGACAATTATgacaatttcatttttttcttctatctgGTTACCTAATTATCTTTTTTCTGCATGATGTCCtaaatatcttttgttttttggttttccAGCAAATTTGGCCAAAAAAAAGTGTAATTAGTTTTAGTTCAAGGGTAGTTTAGGAACATCGGCTATACATATTTCTGTCTTGAAGGCAAAGTTTTCTTCTATTCCGTCGTCTTTAATAGATCGCAGAACAACAAAGGAGCAAAGGGTTTTATTAGTGAATCTAAGGCCGAGAGAAAAATATGAGCAGAGGAAGCGGCGCAGGATACGATCGTCACATCACGATCTTCTCACCGGAAGGTCGTCTCTTCCAAGTCGAATATGCATTCAAAGCCGTCAAAGCAGCTGGAATCACCTCCATCGGTGTTCGCGGAAAAGATTCAGTATGCGTCGTTACCCAGAAGAAAGTCCCCGTACGTTCCCCCCCCCCCTTTCATTGTTTCTTTTAACTGCCAAAAGCCTGCTTCTTGTATTATTAGGTCATAGATCTATTATGATTTGGGGATCTtataaatttgagatttttttttattgttgcgAAATTGTGCAGGACAAGCTTCTAGATCAGTCTAGCGTATCTCATCTTTTCCCTGTCACTAAGTACCTTGGCTTGTTAGCCACTGGCATGACAGGTTTGCATCTTTCTAGCTCGacacttttttcttttagtgtttttttttaaatctaaaatctgTAACTATTAATGGAATGTTACAGCTGATTCAAGGTCATTGGTCACACAAGCAAGGAATGAGGCAGCTGAGTTTAGGTTCCAATACGGATACGAGATGCCTGCCGACATCCTTGCTAAATGGTACACTCTCCCTTTTTACTCTTTTATCTTGCTCTAACTAAAATTTACTAACCACGAACGATTGATTTTGCTGACAGGATTGCAGACAAGTCACAGGTCTACACTCAACATGCTTACATGAGACCTCTTGGAGTAGGCAAGTTTCCAGTCTCTTTCTTGCATAATAGAGATTTAGGGACTCATTCTTGTTTCCTTTGTCTTTCTTTAGTTGCCATGGTGCTGGGTATGGATGAAGAGAGAGGACCCCTGCTTTACAAGTGTGACCCAGCTGGACACTTTTACGGTCACAAGGTAATGCCACTCTACTTGTTATGGTTAAACATAAGCTTCTGCCTCCCATCGTTCACGCATATTAATGTCTAGACTACTCCTATCAACATCCTTGCTGTACTGTAActcattttttttatctaaccATAGATCTTACTGATAAgctatcaatatttatattattttaaaacataatttctgTTTGTTAAGAACTAGGAGATAGTTTTTTGTTGCTGTTATTGGTTGACTATGGAGGTGAAACAACACATGGAGAATATGATTTAGTTACATTTATTGTAGATACTAGACAATGTACCCACGATTTAAGGAGGccaatgttatatatttttgtctttCGTGGTGGAATAAGAGGCTTGGTGTCTCAACTAATAAGTAAGCAAACATATGATGCAGGCAACTAGTGCAGGTATGAAAGAGCAAGAAGCAATCAATTTCTTGgagaagaaaatgaaagaaaacCCTGCCTTCACTTATGATGAAACAGTGCAGGTAGAAGTCACTACTGATCCTCCTCTTTTAGTCTTCTGTCTCTATCTATCGGGTGATCATTTGGTTCACTATTTCTGATTTTTGAGTTATCTTCAATACTTTTGTAGACTGCCATATCTGCCCTGCAATCTGTTCTTCAAGAAGACTTCAAGGCAACTGAGATTGAGGTATCAATTCTCACTCACTCTCTGTTCACTTTTTTTGTATTCGTCTATGTCTGTGATTTTTTGTTAAAGCTTGTGAAAGTCATGTTCTTGGCCTTGTTTTGGTTTCCCAGGTTGGAGTTGTGAGAGCTGATAACCCGATCTTCCGTTCCCTTGAAACAGAGGAGATCGAGGAGCATTTGACTGCCATTAGCGAACGTGACTGATCACTTTGAAATCAGACTTTGCATTCTCTTCCTTTTACTTTCATGTCTTTCTAAGAACATTCACATCTCATAGAAACTTGTTTCAATCTGTGTTATGAATCTTGTTGTTTCCATTTGAACCATCTCTTTCTCAGATCctcttttatattgtttgcGTGTATGGGTGTCAAATTAAGATCCAATAACCAAACCACATGGGCGAAGAGTAAAAGGTTTTATTATAACACCTTAATAATAATGACTTTGAACTATTAGAAAACAAGAGTCAACTGTTGCTAGCATAAGTTGATTGTGTAAAAGTATTCACAGCGTCCGagcaattattttataaaaacgaCATTGTAGCCTTCAAACCGTCAGGCAAGTCTATAGTAAGTTGCAGACTGATGATTTTCAGAAAGTGATGAACCGATCAACAGCTTGTAGATTCGCCATAGATATAGTCAAGAACCGCGATTACTCCAAAAACAAAAGCTTTATCAACATTTGCTTTTATCACCACCGAGTATATATCTTTGCTCCCACTCCATTCTTTTACCTTAGCGATGCTATTTCCCGTTGAATCCACGATGCTGCAATCCCTGTCCGGAAAATACCCTCTCACATCAAAGTAGCAATTCCCTGGTTGAACGGAGATGCGGATGGAACCGGTTATGGAGAAACAAGATTGCTTAGGATCTCTCAATGTGAAAATAGGTTTAGGGCTTCCTTGATAGTCGTAACTATAGCCTCTCCATTTGTTATGAATGCTTAGAGCCTGGACCATTCCTCCCTACACCACTCAAACAAAACACATGAGACTTGTAATAAAGAAAGTACACCAAGATTCCACCACACAACTCCAAATCAACTTTTTCCATCTAATGGAATATCTGTTAAGAAGGTTGCTTTAACTTGACGCACCAATTCTTTAATATGTCGATTCGTGTATATCTGTTAAGAGGGATGGCGCTCAAAGGCGTGGCTAGTAACAAAAAAGGCATTTGATAGCTCCCTTAATATTATACAATTTTGGGGTTCAATGTTATAGCAATTTCATGTAGTATATTgctattttattgatttttgaacTCCATTTTCATAGACTTAAAACACAGATAGTCTATCACATTTTACAAAGAGTAGATTGAATTAGTTTTCAACGACATTATCAGTTTTTCTGTATAAAAAAGTTGTTTTTCTATTGGGACGTTATGTACGTGGAAAATATAGAAATAGTGTGTATGTTATAAGACCTATAAGTGTATAACTAATGCCTGAGAAAACACACGTCTGCTTCATAAAACGCAAATGTATTTCCACCAATGGTTGTTTATTAAGCTCTTGCCTAACTATAAGTCTACATTACCTTTCTTTCAAAAGCGTATAAGCTACTCGATCATTAAATTCACAAAGACATAAATTAATCATTTGGTTGGTCTATAATCTAGATTTTATGGGAAAACGTTAAAAGTTTAGCATTACAGATTTggcataataataataaaatgttacCTTTTTATGGATGAGAAGCAAATCATTACCATCACCATCTGACAAATCTAGTTTGGGATCAAAAGTAAGATGTGTTTTATTGATGAAAGAGTTTGTTTATATAACCAGCTAAGTAAATCTACAATAGGAAATTAATAAAGCCAAACtagaatatgaaaatatatgaaaaccTTATCTAAATATAATCTTGTATAA is part of the Raphanus sativus cultivar WK10039 chromosome 5, ASM80110v3, whole genome shotgun sequence genome and harbors:
- the LOC108857214 gene encoding protein LURP-one-related 6 produces the protein MKAVVSKLHCSSTEEVMIVRRRPHVVNGGGFVVTDCREKNIFKIDGCGVLGTRGELVLRDGDGNDLLLIHKKGGMVQALSIHNKWRGYSYDYQGSPKPIFTLRDPKQSCFSITGSIRISVQPGNCYFDVRGYFPDRDCSIVDSTGNSIAKVKEWSGSKDIYSVVIKANVDKAFVFGVIAVLDYIYGESTSC
- the LOC108857213 gene encoding proteasome subunit alpha type-6-B is translated as MSRGSGAGYDRHITIFSPEGRLFQVEYAFKAVKAAGITSIGVRGKDSVCVVTQKKVPDKLLDQSSVSHLFPVTKYLGLLATGMTADSRSLVTQARNEAAEFRFQYGYEMPADILAKWIADKSQVYTQHAYMRPLGVVAMVLGMDEERGPLLYKCDPAGHFYGHKATSAGMKEQEAINFLEKKMKENPAFTYDETVQTAISALQSVLQEDFKATEIEVGVVRADNPIFRSLETEEIEEHLTAISERD